From Thermoplasmata archaeon, a single genomic window includes:
- a CDS encoding winged helix-turn-helix domain-containing protein codes for MGRSDEPLQDLGPQLHRKKIVQAVKASPDGISTGEVAKATGLSVPTVKRILAELEKEREVYSRSHTQKRILIWYPNGKIIHQYLEVQRELRGKTYRVTVQESRSGPAVQIQERRFSLLDGERVEGAIFIDYESVDDLCALLAELKQRYESYESGRAT; via the coding sequence GTGGGTCGCTCGGACGAGCCACTACAAGACCTCGGCCCGCAACTGCACCGCAAGAAGATTGTCCAAGCAGTCAAGGCGTCGCCGGATGGAATCAGTACTGGCGAGGTTGCGAAGGCAACCGGGCTCTCCGTGCCAACCGTGAAACGGATTCTTGCGGAGCTAGAGAAAGAGCGCGAGGTGTACTCGAGGAGTCACACCCAGAAGCGCATCCTCATCTGGTATCCTAACGGCAAGATAATTCATCAGTACCTTGAGGTCCAGAGGGAACTTCGCGGGAAAACCTACCGCGTGACAGTGCAAGAGAGTCGCTCGGGCCCTGCTGTCCAAATCCAGGAGCGTCGGTTCTCCTTGCTTGATGGTGAGCGAGTAGAGGGGGCTATCTTCATCGACTATGAATCGGTGGACGACCTCTGCGCACTACTGGCCGAACTGAAGCAGCGTTACGAGTCCTACGAATCGGGGAGAGCAACGTAG